The Burkholderiales bacterium DNA window TCACGCTGCTGGCCGGCGTCAACGCCGGCGCCGAAGTGATGGCGGCGGGCAGCATTCATGTCTACGGCCCGCTGCGTGGACGCGCGCTCGCCGGGCTCAAAGGCGATACCGAGGCGCGCATTTTTACGCTGTCGATGGAAGCTGAACTTGTCTCCATCGCCGGCTGCTTCCGGGTATTCGAAAGCGCGCTGGGCCCCGACATCCAGGGCAGACCGGCGCAGATCTATCTCGACGGCGAGCGCATCGTGATTGCCCCGCTCGATTAAGCGCAATCCGCGACTCTTTTTTAACGCGATAAACAGGGAAGCACAGCAGTGGCGAAAATCGTCGTAATCACTTCAGGCAAAGGCGGCGTTGGCAAGACCACGACCAGCGCCAGTTTCGCGAGCGGCCTGGCGCTGCGCGGGCACAAGACGGCAGTCCTCGATTTCGATGTCGGCCTGCGCAACCTCGATCTGATCATGGGCTGCGAACGCCGCGTCGTTTATGACTTCGTCAACGTCATCAACAAGGAAGCGACGCTGACGCAGGCGCTGATCAAGGACAAGCACACGGAAAATCTGTACGTGTTGCCGGCCTCGCAAACGCGCGACAAGGACGCGCTGACGACCGAGGGCGTCGAGCGCGTACTGAACGAGCTCCGGGAAAGCTTCGATTATGTGATCTGCGATTCGCCGGCCGGCATCGAAAAAGGCGCGATGATGGCGCTCTATTTCGCCGACGAGGCGATCGTGGTGACCAATCCGGAAGTCTCGTCGGTGCGCGATTCCGACCGCATCCTCGGCATCCTGCAGGCGAAATCGAAGCGCGCCGAAGACGGCGCCGAACCGGTCAAGGAACACTTGCTGATTACGCGCTACTCGCCGAAACGCGTGGCGCTCGGTGAAATGCTGTCGGTCGAGGATGTGCAGGAAATCCTGCGCGTGCCGCTGATCGGCGTCATCCCCGAATCGGAACAGGTGCTGCAGGCGTCCAATTCCGGCAGTCCGGTAGTCCACGCCAACGGCTGCGACGTCGCCGAAGCCTACAAGGATGTCGTCGCCCGCTTCCTCGGCGAAGAGCATCAAATCCGTTTCACGGAAGTCGAAAAACGCGGCTTCTTCCAACGTCTGTTCAGAAACTGACTATGTCGCTGATCAATTCATTTATCGACTACCTGCGCGGCTCAAAGCCGAAGTCGGCGACGGTCGCGAAAGAGCGCCTGCAACTGATTCTGGCGCACGGCGGCGGCCGCCGCGGCATTCCGGAATACCTGCCCGCCCTGCGCCACGATCTGATCGCGGTGATCGCCAAGTATGTGCCTATCGACCCTGAACAGATCAAGATGGACTTCAATCGCCAGGGGGATTACGACTTGCTCGAACTGAACATCGTCCTGCCCGAAGGCTCGCGGCGCGTGCAGCGTCCGGCTGGTTAGCTGTGGATTGTCAACACGTTGTTCCCTGGTAGCCGAGAATCCGGCGGGACACCGCCGATGTCTTGATGCGACCGCCCAGCGGCCGAAGTCAGCGGCACGGCAGGCTCTTGCCGTGCAGGAAGCGGCCCCCGGACGCGAGACGCGTTTGCTGTGTCGCGGCGCGCACGATCGGTGCGCCGCTGGTGGCCTATCCGATCCTTCAGCGTTTCGACAAGCTGCCGCGGCCGGACGCGGCGTCGATCGCCGCGCACTATGGCTCGGTGTCGGTCGTGACCTTCGCGGTGGGCGCGTCGTACCTAGCCCGTCAGGGCGTTGCATACGAAGGTTTCATGTCGGTATTCCTGGTCTTCCTGGAGTTTCCGGCACTCATCATCGGCGTGCTGCTCGCCAAGGGCATCAACCGCGACACCCGCTGGTGAATGCTGGCCCATGAGGTGCTGGCCGGCAAGGCGATCGTGCTGCTGGTCGGTGCGCTTGTGATCGGCTGGGTATGGGGCACCGAGGCGAACCAGTCGCTGAACAAGTTCTACGGCGACATGTTCAAGGGCCTGCTGTCGCTGTTCCTGCTCGGCATGGGCATCCTGACCGCGTCACGATTCGACGACTTGCGCCGAGCCGGTCCGTTTCTGATCGGCTTCGGCATCGTGCTGCCGATCGTCTCGGCCGCCGGCGGCGTGCTGACCGGCTGGTGGCTGGAACTGTCCTTGGGCGGCACGACCCTGCTGGCGGAGCTCTACGCCAGTGCGTCCTACATCGCCGCCCCCGCGGCGATGCGCATCGCGATTCCGGAGGCCAATCCCGCGTTGTCCATCGGCGCGTCGCTGGGCGTGACTTTTCCGTTCAACGTGCTGGTCGGCGTGCCCCTGTATCACCAGATGGCTCTGCTGATGTACCGCGGTGGCGTTCAAGTGGGGTAAGACCGTGACCATCAATCTCAACCGAACCAAGCTGGTCGTGCTCGTCTGCGAAGAGGCGCTGGAAGCCATCATCGTTCCCGAGCTGCTCGCGGCCGGAGCCAACGGCTACACGGTGTCTGAGGCGCGCGGCCGGGGCAGCCGAGGCGTGCAGGACGCCCGCTGGCTGCTGTCGTCCAATGTGCGAATCGAGATCCTGTGCAACGAGGGGGTAGCGCGGCGCATCGTCGAGATCATCGTCACCAAGTGCTCCGACAACTTCGCCCTCGTGGTCTACACGCTGGATGTGGAAACCATCCGATGCGACAAATTCTGAGCCGGGATCGGCTGCGGGCCGTCCGACTTGCGGTTCGGTTGCCATCTGAGCCTGGGTCGTATCGCCACGTCCGCCCCAGGCAGCAGGAACGGTGCGTTGTCGAACCTATGAAATGCCCACCTGCCCTGACACTACCTTGGCTATCACCGATCGACAAGGAATAGAGATCGACTACTGCCCGCAATGCCGGGACGTGTGGCTCGATCGCGGTAAACTCGACAAGCTGATGGAGCGCGCCGCCGCGCAGGCACCAAGCGCCATCGCCGCAGTGTCGCGTCCCGACTTTGCGGATTCGAATCACCATGGCGCTCAACGACACCCCGCCGGACGCAAGAAGTCTTGGACATCTTCGATTGACGGCTCCGCGACCCGTGCCCCGGGGCACCCTGTGCCAGATAACCGCTGTGGCTTTCACACCGAGCCATGCCATGGCAAAAGCAGGGGTGCCGAGCCAGACACCAACGTCCAGGGCCAAGATGCCACCGATGTACATTGAGAACTCGAGGCCGGCCGAGAATCTGTCAACGAGATGGCGACGATCATCACGAAGGCATGGCCAGGCTGCAAGAACTGCCGCGTGCCGTCCCTGACCGGTCCACCGTGGCGCGCTTCGGGGGCGGTGGCCATCACATTGAACGCTGCCGGATCACGAAGCGCGTTTGCACGCTGCGTCGGCACCCGCGCCTTGGCAACGGGCGTCCGCGGACAACGCCTCGATGCTGAAAGCCGCTGTTTGCCGACAGCTCGCCGCGGCAAAGCCGAAGGCTTATCGGTTCGGCGTTACGTGAATGGGCTTACGGTTTTTTCTATCATCATTCAACCCAGAGACCGCCATGCTCGATTGCTGGACGCACTACTACAACCGGCACCGGCCGCATCAAGGCATAGACGGTGTGCCGCCGGCTTCTCGGCTACCAGGGAACAACGTGTTGCAACATCACAGTTAGCCTTTCGATTTGCTTGTCATTCCGCGCAAGCGGGAACCCAGTGCTGTCCAACTATTCTCTGCGCGCGTAAGCCTTGGCCTTCTCCTTCCCCAGCAAGTGGGGAAGATGCAAACCGAAGTAAAATCAGACTTTTCTCAAGAGACAAGCATGACTGTTGCCCGCGAAGCGGCGCGCCGCCGCACGTTCGCCATCATTTCGCACCCGGACGCCGGCAAGACCACGCTGACGGAAAAGCTGCTGCTGTTCGCCGGCGCGATTCAGATCGCCGGCAGCGTCAAGGCGCGCAAAGCTTCGCGCCATGCGACGTCCGACTGGATGGAAATCGAAAAGCAGCGCGGCATTTCGGTCGCCAGTTCGGTCATGCAAATGGAATATCGCGATTGCGTGATCAATCTGCTCGACACGCCGGGCCACCAGGATTTTTCGGAGGATACCTACCGCGTCCTCACTGCTGTCGATGCGGCGCTGATGGTCATCGATGCCGGCAACGGCGTCGAAGCGCAAACCCTGCGCCTGCTGCAGGTTTGCCGCGCGCGCAATACGCCGATTCTGACTTTCGTCAACAAGATGGATCGTGAGGTGCGTGAGCCGATCGATCTGATCGACGAGATCGAGCGCGTGCTGGGCATGGCGGCGGTGCCGTTCACCTGGCCGGTCGGCATGGGCAAAAGTTTTCGCGGCGTGTTCGATCTGGAGCGCGATCGCATGCGAATTTTCCGCGCCGGCAGCGACCGCGTCGCCGAGGACGAAATCCTCGAAGGCATCGATAATCCGGCATGCCGCATCCGCTTCGGCGAGGAATTCGTCCACGCCCAACAGGACATCGCGCTGGTGCAGGGCGCGTCGCACCAGTTCGATCACGCGGCGTTTCTCGCCGGCAGGCAGACGCCGGTGCTGTTCGGCTCGGCGATCAACAACTTCGGCGTCCGCGAAGTGCTC harbors:
- the minD gene encoding septum site-determining protein MinD encodes the protein MAKIVVITSGKGGVGKTTTSASFASGLALRGHKTAVLDFDVGLRNLDLIMGCERRVVYDFVNVINKEATLTQALIKDKHTENLYVLPASQTRDKDALTTEGVERVLNELRESFDYVICDSPAGIEKGAMMALYFADEAIVVTNPEVSSVRDSDRILGILQAKSKRAEDGAEPVKEHLLITRYSPKRVALGEMLSVEDVQEILRVPLIGVIPESEQVLQASNSGSPVVHANGCDVAEAYKDVVARFLGEEHQIRFTEVEKRGFFQRLFRN
- a CDS encoding transcriptional regulator, encoding MTINLNRTKLVVLVCEEALEAIIVPELLAAGANGYTVSEARGRGSRGVQDARWLLSSNVRIEILCNEGVARRIVEIIVTKCSDNFALVVYTLDVETIRCDKF
- a CDS encoding sodium-dependent bicarbonate transport family permease, whose protein sequence is MAYPILQRFDKLPRPDAASIAAHYGSVSVVTFAVGASYLARQGVAYEGFMSVFLVFLEFPALIIGVLLAKGINRDTRW
- a CDS encoding sodium-dependent bicarbonate transport family permease: MLAHEVLAGKAIVLLVGALVIGWVWGTEANQSLNKFYGDMFKGLLSLFLLGMGILTASRFDDLRRAGPFLIGFGIVLPIVSAAGGVLTGWWLELSLGGTTLLAELYASASYIAAPAAMRIAIPEANPALSIGASLGVTFPFNVLVGVPLYHQMALLMYRGGVQVG
- a CDS encoding transposase; amino-acid sequence: MLDCWTHYYNRHRPHQGIDGVPPASRLPGNNVLQHHS
- a CDS encoding zf-TFIIB domain-containing protein produces the protein MPTCPDTTLAITDRQGIEIDYCPQCRDVWLDRGKLDKLMERAAAQAPSAIAAVSRPDFADSNHHGAQRHPAGRKKSWTSSIDGSATRAPGHPVPDNRCGFHTEPCHGKSRGAEPDTNVQGQDATDVH
- the minE gene encoding cell division topological specificity factor MinE, which translates into the protein MSLINSFIDYLRGSKPKSATVAKERLQLILAHGGGRRGIPEYLPALRHDLIAVIAKYVPIDPEQIKMDFNRQGDYDLLELNIVLPEGSRRVQRPAG